One genomic segment of Podarcis raffonei isolate rPodRaf1 chromosome 7, rPodRaf1.pri, whole genome shotgun sequence includes these proteins:
- the SIRT5 gene encoding NAD-dependent protein deacylase sirtuin-5, mitochondrial, producing the protein MNLFHFTTRRLVSQVYCGLKPASSKKQRTCFEMARPSSSMADFREVFAKAKHIAIITGAGVSAESGVPTFRGAGGYWRKWQAQELATPEAFARNPSRVWEFYHYRRELMMSKHPNPAHTAIAECEARLSKQGRSVVVITQNIDELHRKAGTKHLLEIHGSLFKTRCTSCGTVTANHKSPICPALDGKGAPDPDAEDSQIPVEDLPRCEECNGLLRPHVVWFGETLDSDILTEVEKELEICDLCLVVGTSSIVYPAAMFAPQVSARGVAVAEFNMQSTPATDRFRFHFSGPCGTTLPPALARHETEIIS; encoded by the exons ATGAATCTTTTCCACTTTACCACAAGAAGGCTGGTTTCTCAAGTATATTGTGGACTGAAACCTGCTTCTTCCAAGAAACAAAGGACGTGCTTTGAAATGGCCCGACCAAGTTCTA gtatggcTGATTTTCGAGAAGTATTTGCTAAAGCAAAGCATATAGCTATTATTACAGGGGCTGGTGTCAGTGCTGAGAGTGGTGTTCCGACCTTCCGAGGTGCAGGGGGCTACTGGAGGAAATGGCAAGCTCAG GAACTGGCTACTCCAGAGGCTTTTGCAAGGAATCCCTCTAGGGTGTGGGAATTCTACCATTACCGTAGAGAGCTTATGATGAGTAAACATCCAAACCCCGCACACACTGCCATAGCAGAGTGTGAGGCCAGGctaagcaagcaaggaaggagtGTTGTGGTTATCACGCAGAACATTGATGAGCTCCACAGAAAAGCAGGAACAAAGCACCTCTTAGAAATCCATG GTAGCTTATTCAAAACCCGATGCACCAGTTGTGGAACTGTGACAGCAAATCACAAGAGTCCAATCTGTCCTGCTTTGGATGGGAAAGG tGCTCCAGATCCAGATGCTGAGGACAGCCAGATTCCTGTAGAAGATCTTCCTCG gtgtGAAGAATGCAATGGCCTCTTGCGCCCTCACGTTGTATGGTTCGGAGAAACTTTGGATTCTGATATTCTTACAGAGGTTGAAAAAGAACTTGAGATTTGTGATCTTTGTTTGGTG gTTGGAACGTCCTCTATAGTATATCCTGCTGCTATGTTTGCTCCCCAGGTATCTGCCAGAGGAGTGGCAGTTGCAGAATTCAACATGCAAAGCACCCCGGCCACAGATAGGTTCAG GTTTCATTTCTCAGGTCCCTGTGGAACCACGCTGCCCCCAGCACTTGCACGCCATGAAACTGAGATAATCTCATGA